A single Camelus ferus isolate YT-003-E chromosome 3, BCGSAC_Cfer_1.0, whole genome shotgun sequence DNA region contains:
- the F2R gene encoding proteinase-activated receptor 1 isoform X1, with protein sequence MGPRWLLVVAAGLSLCGPLLSARTPGQKAEPETTNSTFRVRSFFLMNLPSGFEPIPLRDEEERNESEFTEGRSSSVNQSNPPQKLPHVFISNDALGYLTSTWLTLFIPSVYTGVFVVSLPLNIMAIVVFVLKMKVKKPAVVYMLHLATADVLFVSVLPFKISYYFSGSDWSFGSAMCRFVTAAFYCNMYASIMLMTVISIDRFLAVVYPIQSLSWRTLGRASFTCLAIWAMAIAGVVPLLLKEQTSQVPGLNITTCHDVLNETLLEGFYAYYFSAFSAVFFFVPLTISTVCYVSIIHCLSSSTVANQTKKSRALFLSAAVFCIFIICFGPTNILLILHYAFLSRNSMTEAAYFAYLLCVCVSSISCCIDPLIYYYASSECQRYLYSILCCKESSDPSSYNSSGQLMASKVDTCSSNLNSSMYKKLLT encoded by the exons ATGGGGCCGCGGTGGCTGCTGGTGGTCGCCGCGGGGCTCAGTCTTTGCGGCCCTCTGCTGTCGGCCCGCACCCCAGGCCAAAAGGCAG agccaGAAACAACAAATAGTACTTTCCGTGTCCGGTCATTTTTTCTCATGAATTTACCCAGTGGATTCGAACCAATCCCACTGAGggatgaggaggaaagaaatgagagtGAGTTCACTGAAGGGAGATCAAGCTCCGTCAATCAAAGCAATCCTCCTCAAAAATTACCCCACGTGTTCATCTCAAATGATGCCTTGGGCTATCTGACCAGCACCTGGCTGACTCTCTTCATCCCCTCCGTCTACACCGGCGTGTTCGTAGTAAGCCTTCCTCTAAACATCATGGCCATTGTCGTGTTCGTCTTGAAGATGAAGGTCAAGAAGCCGGCTGTGGTGTACATGCTGCACTTGGCCACAGCAGACGTGCTCTTCGTGTCTGTGCTCCCATTTAAGATCAGCTACTACTTTTCCGGAAGTGACTGGAGTTTTGGGTCTGCGATGTGTCGCTTCGTCACTGCAGCGTTCTACTGTAACATGTATGCCTCCATCATGCTCATGACGGTCATCAGCATTGACCGGTTTCTGGCTGTGGTGTATCCCATCCAGTCGCTGTCCTGGCGTACTCTGGGGCGGGCTTCCTTCACGTGTCTGGCCATCTGGGCCATGGCCATCGCGGGAGTGGTGCCTCTGCTGCTCAAGGAGCAGACCAGCCAGGTGCCGGGGCTCAACATCACCACGTGTCACGACGTGCTCAACGAAACGCTGCTCGAGGGCTTCTACGCCTATTACTTCTCCGCCTTCTCTGCTGTCTTCTTTTTCGTGCCGTTGACCATTTCCACAGTCTGTTACGTGTCCATCATTCACTGTCTTAGCTCTTCCACGGTGGCCAACCAGACCAAGAAGTCCCGGGCATTGTTCTTGTCGGCTGCCGTTTTCTGCATCTTCATCATTTGCTTCGGACCCACCAACATCCTTCTGATTCTCCATTATGCATTCCTTTCCCGTAACTCCATGACGGAGGCTGCCTACTTCGCCtacctcctctgtgtctgtgtcagCAGCATCAGCTGCTGCATTGACCCCTTGATTTACTATTACGCTTCCTCCGAGTGCCAGAGGTACCTCTACAGCATCTTATGCTGCAAAGAAAGTTCGGATCCCAGCAGTTACAACAGCAGCGGTCAGCTGATGGCAAGTAAAGTGGATACCTGCTCTAGTAACCTGAATAGCAGCATGTACAAGAAGCTGCTAACTTAG
- the F2R gene encoding proteinase-activated receptor 1 isoform X2 produces MNLPSGFEPIPLRDEEERNESEFTEGRSSSVNQSNPPQKLPHVFISNDALGYLTSTWLTLFIPSVYTGVFVVSLPLNIMAIVVFVLKMKVKKPAVVYMLHLATADVLFVSVLPFKISYYFSGSDWSFGSAMCRFVTAAFYCNMYASIMLMTVISIDRFLAVVYPIQSLSWRTLGRASFTCLAIWAMAIAGVVPLLLKEQTSQVPGLNITTCHDVLNETLLEGFYAYYFSAFSAVFFFVPLTISTVCYVSIIHCLSSSTVANQTKKSRALFLSAAVFCIFIICFGPTNILLILHYAFLSRNSMTEAAYFAYLLCVCVSSISCCIDPLIYYYASSECQRYLYSILCCKESSDPSSYNSSGQLMASKVDTCSSNLNSSMYKKLLT; encoded by the coding sequence ATGAATTTACCCAGTGGATTCGAACCAATCCCACTGAGggatgaggaggaaagaaatgagagtGAGTTCACTGAAGGGAGATCAAGCTCCGTCAATCAAAGCAATCCTCCTCAAAAATTACCCCACGTGTTCATCTCAAATGATGCCTTGGGCTATCTGACCAGCACCTGGCTGACTCTCTTCATCCCCTCCGTCTACACCGGCGTGTTCGTAGTAAGCCTTCCTCTAAACATCATGGCCATTGTCGTGTTCGTCTTGAAGATGAAGGTCAAGAAGCCGGCTGTGGTGTACATGCTGCACTTGGCCACAGCAGACGTGCTCTTCGTGTCTGTGCTCCCATTTAAGATCAGCTACTACTTTTCCGGAAGTGACTGGAGTTTTGGGTCTGCGATGTGTCGCTTCGTCACTGCAGCGTTCTACTGTAACATGTATGCCTCCATCATGCTCATGACGGTCATCAGCATTGACCGGTTTCTGGCTGTGGTGTATCCCATCCAGTCGCTGTCCTGGCGTACTCTGGGGCGGGCTTCCTTCACGTGTCTGGCCATCTGGGCCATGGCCATCGCGGGAGTGGTGCCTCTGCTGCTCAAGGAGCAGACCAGCCAGGTGCCGGGGCTCAACATCACCACGTGTCACGACGTGCTCAACGAAACGCTGCTCGAGGGCTTCTACGCCTATTACTTCTCCGCCTTCTCTGCTGTCTTCTTTTTCGTGCCGTTGACCATTTCCACAGTCTGTTACGTGTCCATCATTCACTGTCTTAGCTCTTCCACGGTGGCCAACCAGACCAAGAAGTCCCGGGCATTGTTCTTGTCGGCTGCCGTTTTCTGCATCTTCATCATTTGCTTCGGACCCACCAACATCCTTCTGATTCTCCATTATGCATTCCTTTCCCGTAACTCCATGACGGAGGCTGCCTACTTCGCCtacctcctctgtgtctgtgtcagCAGCATCAGCTGCTGCATTGACCCCTTGATTTACTATTACGCTTCCTCCGAGTGCCAGAGGTACCTCTACAGCATCTTATGCTGCAAAGAAAGTTCGGATCCCAGCAGTTACAACAGCAGCGGTCAGCTGATGGCAAGTAAAGTGGATACCTGCTCTAGTAACCTGAATAGCAGCATGTACAAGAAGCTGCTAACTTAG